The following proteins are co-located in the Paralichthys olivaceus isolate ysfri-2021 chromosome 2, ASM2471397v2, whole genome shotgun sequence genome:
- the b9d2 gene encoding B9 domain-containing protein 2, with translation MAELHVIGQIVGASGFPQNSLFCKWGVHTGGAWRLLSGLKEGQTQVDVPQTGDMAYWSHPIDLHYATKGIQGWPKVHLQVWHQDSFGRCQLFGYGYCHVPSSPGHHRVSCVTWRPLGSWQEQVAQMFVGGGAQLRSPELVYSGADRYRLHTEAMGTVELELGVIMRHFDKYGVES, from the coding sequence ATGGCGGAGCTGCATGTTATCGGCCAGATCGTGGGGGCAAGTGGTTTCCCACAGAACAGCCTGTTTTGCAAATGGGGAGTTCACACGGGAGGAGCATGGCGGCTTCTGTCCGGGCTGAAGGAGGGTCAGACCCAGGTGGATGTCCCCCAAACCGGAGACATGGCGTACTGGAGCCACCCGATCGATCTGCACTACGCGACCAAGGGAATCCAAGGCTGGCCGAAGGTTCATCTCCAGGTGTGGCACCAGGACTCGTTCGGACGCTGCCAGTTGTTCGGGTACGGGTACTGCCACGTCCCGTCCAGCCCCGGACACCACCGGGTCAGCTGTGTGACCTGGAGGCCGCTCGGCTCCTGGCAGGAGCAGGTCGCACAAATGTTCGTGGGCGGAGGAGCCCAGCTCCGCAGTCCGGAGCTCGTGTACAGCGGAGCGGATAGATACAGACTGCACACCGAAGCCATGGGGACCGTGGAGCTGGAGCTCGGAGTCATCATGAGACACTTTGACAAATATGGCGTCGAGAGTTAA